The genomic stretch CCGCCTGAAGATGGATCGCGACTTCAAGATCGCGTCCGCGCTCTTCCCCTCGTTCTGCCAGCATTGGCAGAAGGACCTCCAGGACCGCGAATCCAACAATCGCACCCATCTAGCCTTCGTCTCAAAAGACGGCTACCAGACCGCGACCTACACCGGCTACGGCAAGATCGAAGAATGCGAGTCCCACCAGTCGCGGCAGGGTTTCTCGATCGGGAAAATCACGTACGAGGAATTCCAGTATTACGTGGTCGGTAAGACCCCGGACGAAGCGATGCACGCCGATCCCAAACCGGTCAGCGATACGCACACTACAGAGCTCTTCCGCTGGGACAACAACAAATGGTTCTACTAAACCGCTGACGCGAATATCCAAACCATCAGACAAGCGCCGCTGGAAAGATCCAGTGGCGCTTTTGTCTTCAGCAAGGGGGATCTGATTAGTTCAATTCCTTGCTGCCGTAGCCGAGGATTCGGCGGGCTACGATTATCATGTTGATCTGCTGGGTGCCTTCGAAGATGTCGTTGATCTTGGCATCGCGCATCCATTTCTCGAGCAGGTACTGGCGCGAGTAGCCGAGGGGGCCTAAAAGCTCGACAGCTTTCTGTGTGATTTGCGTCACGACGAGGCCGGCCTTGGCTTTTGCCATCGAGGCTTCGAGGTTGTTGCGCTTGCCGGTATCGAGCATCCAGGCGGCGCGCCAGGTCAGCAGGCGGGCGGCTTTGAGCTGCACTTCCATTTCCATGAAATCGCGCTCGAGCGCGGTGAGCCGGCGCTGTGAGATGCCGTAGCGTATCTCGACCTTCTGCTCTTTCAGGAAATCGCGGACGAAATCGAGCGCGGCGCGCCCCACTCCGATCGCCATCGCGGCCACGATCGGGCGCGTCGCGTCGAAGGTCGCCATCACGTCCTTGAAGCCGCCCTCGCGCTTCACTTCGGCGCTGCCGAGGATGTGATCGAGCGGAATTTTGCAATTGTCGAACACGATCGCCGCCGTGTCCGAGGCCCGGATGCCCATCTTGTCCTCGACGCGAATCACCGACATCCCGGGCGTGTTGTGATCGACGACGAACGGCTTGATTCCGGCGCGGCCCGCGGTCGCATCGACGGTCGCCCACACTACGACGAAGCCTTCGGATTTTTCTGCTGCCATCTCGCCGCCGGTGCAGAAAATCTTGGTGCCGTTAATCACCCAGTTATCGCCGTCGCGGACGGCCGTGGTTTTGACCGCGGCCGAATCGGAACCGAAGTGCGGCTCCGTGATCGCCATCGCACCCCACTTGGGCTTGCCCTCGGAGAAGCGCTTCAGGAAACGCGCCTTCTGCTGCGGTGTTCCCGCCGCCATCACCGCCGCGCCGCCGAGTCCCGAGTTGGGCGTGGAGAGGAATAAGCCCGCATCACCCCAGCACAGTTCCTCGGTGCTGAGCACGGTATAGAGGTTGCGCAGCTTGGGCCCCGAATCTTTCTCGTCCGACTTGGTCGGCGCGCCGACATCGGCGAGCGCCTGCGCCTGCCACATCGTTTCGTAAAATTGCCAGGGCTTTTCGTGTTCCTTTTCGTCGTACTCGCGCGAGATCGGCCGCATCATGTTCTCGGCGACCATGTGATACATCTGCAAGCGCTTCAGGACCTGCGGTTCGAGTTCGAAATCGATCATCGTCGTATCTCCATTGAATCCTGAATTCAGCTACACCGTGGCGATGCCGTCGATCGCCGCGAGCCCACGCGCGTTGCGCAGCCACATCTCGACCGGATGGTCGCGCACGTAGCCGTGACCGCCAAGGCATTGCACAGCATTGTCGGTGACTTTGAGCGCGCTGGCCGCGACGTAATTCTTTGCGAGGTAGGACTCCTCGAGCGCGTCCTCACCCTTGTCGAGGCGCGACGCCGCTTCCCATACCAGCAGGCGCGCCGCGTCGATCTCGATCGCCATGTCGGCCAGGATAAACGCGATCGCCTGCTTCTGCGCGATAAACACGCCGAACGCCTTGCGCTCCTTGGCGTAGTCGCGCGCGTAGTCGAACGCCGAGCGCATCAGGCCGACGCCGAACGCGGCGATCGCGATTCGCGCCTCGGACATCAGGCGCGAAAAGTTGATGCCCTTATCGCCGCCGAGCCGCGCCAGAGCGCCCACGCTGCAGTTCTCGAGCGTCACGCCGTGGGTGGCGAGGCCCTTGAGGCCCATGTTCTTCTCGCGCTCGGAAATCTTGAGGCCCGCGGTATCGCGCGGCACCAGAAACGCATCGACGCCGGCGAATCCCTTCGACGCATCGCTCGCAGCGTACACAAGCAGCGTATCTGACTCAGCCGCGAGTGGAACGTTGCACTTGACGCCGTTCAGGATCCATCCCACGCCGTCGCGCTTGGCCGTGGTCTGAATCGCAGTGAGATCGAAATCGAATTTCGGTTCGATAATCGCGGCGGCCGCGGCGACGAAGTTCGCGC from Candidatus Binataceae bacterium encodes the following:
- a CDS encoding acyl-CoA dehydrogenase family protein, whose protein sequence is MIDFELEPQVLKRLQMYHMVAENMMRPISREYDEKEHEKPWQFYETMWQAQALADVGAPTKSDEKDSGPKLRNLYTVLSTEELCWGDAGLFLSTPNSGLGGAAVMAAGTPQQKARFLKRFSEGKPKWGAMAITEPHFGSDSAAVKTTAVRDGDNWVINGTKIFCTGGEMAAEKSEGFVVVWATVDATAGRAGIKPFVVDHNTPGMSVIRVEDKMGIRASDTAAIVFDNCKIPLDHILGSAEVKREGGFKDVMATFDATRPIVAAMAIGVGRAALDFVRDFLKEQKVEIRYGISQRRLTALERDFMEMEVQLKAARLLTWRAAWMLDTGKRNNLEASMAKAKAGLVVTQITQKAVELLGPLGYSRQYLLEKWMRDAKINDIFEGTQQINMIIVARRILGYGSKELN
- a CDS encoding acyl-CoA dehydrogenase family protein; the encoded protein is MIDFELTEEQQMIRDSVGAFASEQIRKAAREADETGKIQAELIAQAWQLGLTSGPLPEQYGGGGDTRSAITGALIAEELGYGDISIGFHILAPRLVAFPVAEMGTDEQKARMLKQFSGANFVAAAAAIIEPKFDFDLTAIQTTAKRDGVGWILNGVKCNVPLAAESDTLLVYAASDASKGFAGVDAFLVPRDTAGLKISEREKNMGLKGLATHGVTLENCSVGALARLGGDKGINFSRLMSEARIAIAAFGVGLMRSAFDYARDYAKERKAFGVFIAQKQAIAFILADMAIEIDAARLLVWEAASRLDKGEDALEESYLAKNYVAASALKVTDNAVQCLGGHGYVRDHPVEMWLRNARGLAAIDGIATV